Part of the Cuniculiplasma divulgatum genome, AATTCAAACAGTGTTAGGGTGATGGATGAATATAATGTAAGAAGAAGATAGATCAAAGGGTAAATAACTATCTTTCTTGAATAGGTTTTCCCAACCTTTGCTCTTACTGCTCTTAGCACCATTAGAAATATAGTAAATATAAGAAAAACGTAGAATTGTATTTTGAAACCTCTTATTATATTGATAATGCTTTCTTCACTTAACGCGAACATATTTACTTATATCCTCCAGAAAATATCGAATCCTGTAATCTGAAATTGCATTTATACTATTTCATTACAGTTTACGTTGTTGACTGAAATCTGGAAGTGGATCAGGCATTATAATCCCAATTCATTAATAGAACTATGTAATAACCAAAAATGGATATGGGAAAGGTATTTCTTTTTGCTCTTTTGGGGGCAGTTATCGGAGCAGTTCTTGGGATAGTTGCTTCTCTCCTTGTAACGCAAAATAATTTCAGGGTTATGTTTCTAATGACCTTTACAGAAGTTGGAGTTATAGTTGGTCTTCTGGGAGGAGCGAAAATAGAAGACAGGAAATCAATAAACTAGGAAATCAGATCTTTCAAGAGAGGTTTTTTCATTTCAATGTTGATTGCAATCTTTTCGCTATCTTCTTTTCCATCTATTTCTACCGTTCCATTCACTGATTTGAACCTGTGCCATTTGTTTCCAAAGTATACTTCCCTTTCAACATTCCCAAAATAGTAGATTTTTTGTCCGACTATTATAACTGAATTCTTCTTCTGGTATAAAGGAAGGTCTCCTGTTGATCTTATTCTTCTATGTCCCATGTATATATCAGATGATTCATAATCGTACCACATACCATCTGGCAGGTAAAGCTCCCTGTTTTCCTGAGACTGAACAACAATAGGCGCAAGTAAAAGCTCATCTCCAACCATGTACTCATCATCGATTGTGAATATGCCATCTTCTTTCGGAAAGTTGAAGGCAAGCGGCCTTATAACAGGGGTGCCAAATTTCTCAGATTCAACACATTTCCAGTAAAGATAGGGAACAAAATTATGTCTTATATTTAGTAAATCACTGAATCTTTTTCGGTAATAACTGTCAAAGACATACAGTTCCTGATCATTCCCCATCTTCACCTTGTGATTCCTGTATACTGGGAAAAAGAGGGCCATTTGGTAAAATCTCAAAATTAGTTCAGGACTAGAATACCCTGAAAATCCTCCAAGATCGCAACCTACGTATGGAACCCCTGATATGCTCAAAGAAGTAAGAATTGGAATCTGAAGACCCATATTTTCAAATGTTGATAGCCCATCTCCACTCCATATGGCAGCATATTTCTGTATACCTGCAAATCCAGATCTGGACAGGATATAACTTTTTCCGGGCTTCATCGCTTTATAAGTATATTCAGCCTCCTTCAGTGCATATGCATTATGTACTTCGGAATGTTTCACCATCTTTCCATTCACTTCGTGAACAGCATCAGGTTCTACTGTTCTTGATTCAACATTATGAACTGAAGGTTCGTTCATGTCAAGCCAGACACCATCATAGCCCTTAGAAAGAAATTTAGACATCTCGTCGAACCAGAAATCTCCACCCTCCTTCTTGAAAAAATCTGGAAATACGCATTTACCGGGCCATACATCTCCAGTATATATCTCACCTCTGGAAGTTTCTATATATGATCCGAGGCCTTTCCTGAATATTTCACTTTTTTGGTCTGCCTTAAGCCCAGGATCTATTATGGGAATTACCCTGACATTTTTGCCATGTAGTCTTTCAATCATTTCTTTCATTCCTGGAAATTTATTTTTATCCTCTGTAAAAATGTTGTATTCATCCATATAATCAATATCCAGATAAACTGAACCTACGGCATAAGGTCCAAATGCCTTTTGATAATTTTCTACAACTTCCTCCACCCTTTCCTCTGGATAGTATGAATATTTAGATATCTGGTGTTCTAAAGCCCATTCCGGGATATGAAACGGCTTTCCTGTAAGGTCAGTGTATTTCTGCAATACAACTTCTGGTGTTTCTCCATTCAGGACATAAAAGGAAAAGTTTTCAGATTTTACATCAATTATTATGTTCGTATAATCGGTTACTCCAAAATCAAAATTGATTTCACCTGTATAATTTATGAAGTACCCAATGGTTTCATTTATTCCAGTTTTCATGAAAAATGGTATTGATACATATAAGGGATCATATCCAAGATAATAGTTATAACTATCATAATTCCACATCTTTCCAGTTGTTCTCTTCCTTTCTACAGGAAATGCCTTTTCTCCAAGCCCCAGTATATGGTCACTCTCCAGAATAGGCACTATAATTCTTGTTCCTCCATCCTCTTCCCTTAACTGAAAAGAGGGAGAACCTTCGACCTCATTCTCCTTAAGGAATCCTGTTTCTATGAATTCCTCTCCGTTTCCAACCTGAAATTTCAATATGTCCTTCTGACCCTTAAAAATATGATACATTAAGATTGCCATGAAAAATTTGGATAATAACATTTCCAAACTATTGATGTAAAAAACTGAGACTGATAATTATATATACGTCATGGAAATAGAATATCATGTTTTCAAAAGATCCAAGTGAACTTGTTAGAAAGGAAAAGTTTGACAATGAAGAAATTAGCAGATCAATAAGACTGGCCCTTGCTGCAGAGCTTGATGCCATTAATTTTTATCTCCAGCAGTCCAGGTTAATGCCAGAAGGACCGTTTAAGAAGGTGCATGAAGATATAGCAAAGGAGGAAGTAACACATTTTGGGGAATTCCTTAGGCTGCTTCACGAATATGAACCTCAGGATTTTGACAGGATCGATGCAGGATGGAATGAGGCTTCTGGCCTTCTTGGAAGCCAGCCAGCATTCCTGAAAATGGATTCTAATAAGAGAAATATTTCCCCGGACAGTGAAAAAGAAAAAACATCGGGTGAATATCTGATGGAAGGTCTAAGAACAATAAGGTGGGACGAAAGTGGAGTGCTCCTTCCGGGAAATAAGGAAACAATTGCGCCATTTGAGAAGATATCCATGGAATTCAAGCTTGAAAAAGGAATGAAGGAAATTTACAGAAACCTCCTGATCAGGAAGCAGGAAGATGAATATAGATCAATAATAGAGAAATACATCTATGAAGATTCAAAAATTTCTCTTACAAACAGATCAACAAAGATCAGGAGCGAAAAATCAGATGCCTCTGGAATTATTTCCTCTGTTCTGAAAGCCCTTAAAATTCTATCCGATCACAATTTTGACTCTGATCTGGAGACACAAGTTTCCTTCAGTGTGTATGAGATTCTCATGACAGTGATGAATGGTAACGAAAATCTTTACAAATCAGTGCGCAGGATTCTGCATAGAATAAGGCTCAATCCAAACCTATCTGGAAAGAAGCTAATCGTTTTCAGGAAGGATATGTTCACCGTTGCGGTGAAAAAGGCTCCAGAATTGCATAAAATTTCAGAAGATGTTGATAGCATAAATTATGGTATATATGGATGGATTCTTCCACTTCTTCTTGATGAGAATGCGTCCGTATTAATTGAATTTAAATAAATGAATTAGAAGCCTGGAATGCTTCCCAATTTCAGCTTATCTCTTGAGTAATCCACATACACATTTTTGAGTTGCAAATACTCTCCTATGCCGTATTTACTACCCTCACCGGCAAGACCGGTCATTCTGAACCCGGTGTGGTATCCCTGAGATGATTCTGGTCCAGGCATATTTACGTATAGTTCTCCAAATCTTATGGCCTCGGATGCCTGGTATATCCTCTTGTTATCTTCTGTGAATAGATAGGAAGCAAGCCCGAATTGCGAATCGTTTGCCATCTTTATAGTTTCATCCCAGTCATTTACTCGATGAATTCCTAGCACGGGACCGAATATCTCATCCTGAAATATTGATGACTTCTGAGGAACATTGTCTATTAGTGTTGGTTCAAAGAAGAATCCTTTGTTAAACTCTCCCTTAAGATCTGGCTTCCTTCCACCTGATAATATTTTCAGATTCTCCTTTTCCGATTCAGCTATGACATTTTCCATGTTTTTCTGTGCATCATGGTTGATAAGTGGACCCATCTGTGCTGTTTCTGGATCACCGACCTTTATACCTTTTGTCATTGAAATGAATTTCTCCTCAAATTTATCAGCTATATCCTCATGGATGTAAAGTCTCTCAGCAGCTATACATGACTGACCAGCATTCCAGAATTTAGCCCATACTAAAGTCGTAAGTGCCTTTTCCATATCTGCGTCATTCCAGACAATAAAAGGTGCTTTACCACCGAGTTCGAGCATAAGCTTTGACATATTAGCCGATGATTGCTGTATAATTCTCTGACCGGTTCCTGTTGAACCTGTAAGTGTGACCAGAGCTACCTTCTTGTGTGAAACTATGAAATCCCCTATTTCGGAACCTTTTCCAGTGACAAAGTTAAGAACTCCATCAGGAATGCCTGCTTCCTGGAATTTCCTTACTATCCATTCTGCAATTAATGGTGTGTCACTGCTTGGCTTCAGAACAACCGAATTACCTGTCATGAGGGCTGGGGCAAGCTTTCTGGCTACCATTGCTGCGGGAAAGTTCCATGGTGTGAGTGCAACTACAACTCCCCTTGGCACCTTATACTGGAATATTTTTCTAGTGCTTGAGTCGCCCTCTACAAGATCGCCGTTGATCTTTCTTTCAAATTCAGCGTAGTAATAAATCTGGTCAAGAACACCATTTACCTCTTCCTGGGCCTGTGGTCTTATCTTTCCGCATTCCCTGACCAGCAGATCTTCCAGTTCTTTCCTCTTAGCCTGTATTAGGTCTCCAGCCTTCCTGACTATTCGTCCTCTCTCCTTCGAGCCAAGATCATTCCACTTCCAGAATGTTCCTTCTGCCGCGTCTATGGCTCTACTCACATCATCTTTTGTTGCAGCTGGAAATGTATCAATTTTCATGCCTGTTGCAGGGTTCAGATCATCCAGTGTTTTTCCACTTGACGAATCTACCCACTTTCCATCGATTAAATTCTTCATAGGTAGTAATGGCTTCAATGGAATTTAGTATTTTCTATTTTTCCGCCATATGAGTTTAGTTGAATTTTCTCAATAATTTGCGTGATATTTTTTAAATAACATCCGCTTAAATGAATTAAGCTTATAATGCCTGAAGATCATGAGGAATAATGAATCATGTGGTCTGTCCTATGTGCGGATCGGAGAACATTTTCGCTGATTCCGGATTGATAACTGGAAAATACAAATGCAATGAATGTGGGTACGTTGGCTCACTCATATATGAATTTGATGACAAGGATTATGAATTATTTAAAAGACAGCTTGAAAGGAGTAAGAGCAGAGAAAAATTCCCTAAATAATCATAGGGGACCCAGATCAAGGATGTTTGCAATCTGTACCCCAAATTCACCTGCAAGTTTTAATTTTTCCCTCAGATTATCAACGGTTATCTTGTCCTTGTCCGCCCTTTCCTTTATCTGATTTATATAGCTCTTCAGTGCATCTTTCTTAATCTCAATTATCTTTACAGCAAGTTTCCTGAATGATCCTGTTGATAGTATATCAATCCCATCTTCCACAAGCCTGATTAACTTAGTCTTGTTTGATTCTATCTCCTTCAGTGTACCATATATTCTGTCAAGTGGTACCTGGATCTTGTCGATTTCCAGCATATTGTTGAGGGCAGGAATACTTGTTACATCAACTGTCTGGTTGTCATCCTTATATTCTATGGAAAGGAATGAGTTTTCATTTCCTCTTGACATAACAAATGTGACTTTAGCATTACTGTCAGGATCTGCAAATTCAACAAACAGGTTTCCCTTGTTTATGCTTGCAGAGACCATGTAAAATTTATCAATCTTTTCGTAGTCAATCTGAGCTTCCTTTCCTGCCCAGTTGCTTGCAGAGTTTATTGGTATCTTGACCCCTTTTTCCAGAAAACCAAAGCGCAGAGATTCCTTGAATAAATCTGAACTTCTTGAATTAAGTGAGAAATCGTATTCAATTGCACTCTCTGCTGTATATCTCACTGCAGCATCATAAACGCCATCAATCCATTTTACGAAGATATTCGCATCTATGATTTTCAGAAAATCCATGGAAAGAAATGCCTGTATATTCTTTATAGAATTAGTCCTCGAGGCAGACATTGACCCTTCAAGATCATTTATTTTGTTCTTATAATCATCATTAAGTTTCCTCTTGAATTTCTCAAGTGATACACCAACTAAACTCTGTATTTCCTTCTCTGTATCATCAAACAGACCGGAAACAGTTGTTGACTTGAAATCGCCAAGTAATTTTTCAAGTGAAACCATTAAATTGTCCACTTCAGCAATGCTCTGGGGCTGTTTAGATTTTAATGCGTCCTGAAGACTCTTGTGATTTTCATATTCGTTTTTACTTATTATTGCATCAAGTAAATACTGATAAAATGCTTTGAACATTAAATCAGAATTTTGCTGCTGGTTTGACTCCATTAAATCCCTAGTCAGTAATTACTTCAATGGTTTAAGACTTTATGGAAAACCTGATTACAAGGGTCTGTCAGACATTGTTATGCTCACATATAATGCATGCTTTTGTTTATTAAACAATATGAAGCAATGTTTTTATGGAAAGTTTATTAATGGAATTTCATAAGGAGATATCATATGGAATCTAATAAGAAAGAGGAATTACTCAATCCTCTAATAGATTCACTTGAAGTAAACATAAAGGGACTGATAATATTAAGCGATAATGAGAAAGATATTTCCAGAGCTGACGTTATCAGGAAACTTGAAAATTCTAAGGAAGAGGAAGTAAGGGAATTTCTTAATCTCATAAAGGAAGAGCGCAAAGGAACAGATGTTAACATTTTACTGGCCACATTGGGTGAATTCCTGCTCTCATCATTCCTGTTTGTAATGGGTATACTTTTTGTCATCCCAACTTTTTTTGGAGGAAATGCATCTGGTTATCTGTTAAACTATTACGGAAATGCTCTACACAGTATATCAGAAACAAGTGGACTGCCATCTCTGACCATTGTTATAAATTTTCTTGTAGCAGTGGTCCTGCTTCTGGCTTCTTTTAACACGCTTAAAACTGCCAGGATGAACATCAGATTCCTGTTCAGGTAAACGCAAATGGATAGAAGAACAGTACGAGAAATCTATTTGGGAAGGCTCATAATAACAGTTTTAAGTCTCGCTGTTTTTTTATTCTCCATACTTTTCTTCGTTAGTAACAAATCAGTTTTACTTAATTTTAACAATATGACAATAAATAAATCTCTTCTGATCGTTTCCATAATGGCAATGATATTTTTTAGCCTGTATCTCACAGTATCATTTCCAAAATCACTTAGAATTAAATTCTCCAGACCCAGAATCAGAGGAAAGCCAAACCCCGTTTATGGTTTTTTTATAATTCTTTCCATAGGGATAGGTTCTACTCTAGGTTCACCTTTATTTATACTCATACCAGAAAATGCACTGCAATACGGCATAATATCAACGGTATCTCTTCTTGTTGCCGCCATTACTTCCCTTTTTATGGCCAAGGTTTACTTTGATGTCTATGAGTTTCACAAAAACAATGGTAGAGATATTGTCGGAGGACCTGCATTTGTAAGGGAGGCCTATGGAGTTTCATCTGTCAGATACTTCATTAGCAGAATTTCTATGTGGGTAGCGAACTCAGCCCTATCAGCCTACTGTGTGATCATCTTTTTTGACCTTCTATTGATCGTTATACCAGATAGTTCCATTGGTGGGTCGCTAATCTCAATGGTTATGGTATATGCCATTCTTGGGTTATTTGTTGTGTGGTTCATAATAAATGCATTCTTCGAGGAAAGATTTCTAAGATCTATAGGTAAGGTTCAGCTAATTATGATGATCGTTATGGCTGTTATACTAGTTGCAGAAGAAACTGTAATTTTAAGAACACCCGCACACCTTTCGACTCATCTATTTTTTTCCTTTACAGGAAACTGGATAGAAGATATACTTATAGATACGGGATACCTGTTTATTCTCTTCTTCGGGTTTCAGGAAATCATGGCATTTCAGAGGAATATTACGGATAAAAGCACTATAAAAATACCAGGTATTAAAAAGACCATAGTGATGGATAAGGATCATGTTATAAAATGGTCAATGATTTTTACCATAATTGTCTCTTCTTCCATTAATATCATTTATTCCATTGCAGTCCTTTTGACGCAATCCAGGGGCACAGGAATAGAGAAAAGCTCGATTCCTGCATTTCTTATTGCGCAGATGACAGGGGGTGAATCATGGTTTTTATTGATGATTATCGCATTCATCATTGCCACCCTGACAACCTTTGTACCTGCATTTCTGGCCGCATCACGACATCTTAAATCCCTTGGTGAGGACAGAATATTTCCATACAGTTTAACAAAATACTCGTGGCTATTTACACTTGTGTTCATCATCCTTCTGGTTGCATCTGGTGAATCTTTTCTCCTGAGCATTACAGATTTCATGGTTCTTATAAGTCTTGGTTTCATAACAATTTCCGGTACACACTACAGGAATGAACTTGGAAATGTGAAAGGATTGCTTTTTCCAGTTATGGTAGGTATACTGACATTTACCTTTGGTGCGTTTAATTATTTTGTTGATCCTGTCGTTGTATTATTTTCAATTCTGATCATTTCTGTTGCGTATCTTGTCCATAATCTCATTAATATGGATTCTGTGGCCCTTAAGTTATTTACTGGTTCTATGCTGGTTATGATCTTATTGACTGATATGTTCATAAATATTGAGGTGACTGGAACTAGTGGAATTCATTTTTTCTTCCTGAAAGAAGGGTTAAAGAATACCTTTGATGAATTCTTATTGCTTATGTTTTCGCTTGTAATATTAAGTATAGTGGATTTCATGTTGGAGTGGAGGCTAAGTCGAAAAATGAACCTACTTGACATTCTGCAGTAATAGAATAAAATTATATCATATACCTATCAGGATGGTACTAGCGTATAGAAGAAAGCTGCAGGTAATGGAGGTATAAAAACGATCATCATCAGGAGACTTATCTGTAAGGTCATTGATACATATATTGACTTACTTACAGCATATAATCCAATGTAAATAAGACCGATTGCGAATGAATCCAGTATGAATAGAGGGAAGTACAGACCAGGAAATCCCGGTAATGAGTTGATTAGAACAACAAAATAATATGCTTCATAAAATAGGGCAGATATTAGAATTGATGTACCACGTTTGAAGTACAAACTCATTGTCTCTATTCCAACAAGAGCAAATATGGATTGCTCAAAAAATGATGGATAATATAATGATTCCATTAGATAGGTTACCTCAGTTGTTCCAAGATTCATTACCAGAACAATGTAAGCCCACACGAATATCGCGGAAATAATAAGTATTATCCATTTTATGGAAATCAAGCCCTTGAGGATTTTTTTTCCATTTAATCCGTAAAGTGCAAGGAAAGTGATTGAGAAAACTGGCTCTATAAGGATGATATAAAAGAAGAATTTTCCAAAATTACTAAACCTATATGTAAAGAAATTTAGAATAACAGATAAAGTAAGGATGGAAATACCAAAAATAAAAGTACCTTTCCGTTCCATATTGATCTATTTCAATATAGTAAAAGTAGATATTATGATTAAGATCAAAGCTATGGTAAGATATCCATTTGTATATGAAAAAAGTTTCCTGTACTCCTTTGCTTCTCCTTTTCTCCTGAAATAATAATATGATGGTATCAAAATCCACAGAGCAAGTGGTACAGACGCTATTCCATAAATGAGATTCAGGCCAATTCTTGAATAGACAAATGGAATGATAGTCACTATCGCAAGGAAGATAGAATTTATTAGTATGTATTTTCTGGTGATGGCAATTCCCTTAACAGCTGGAAGCATTGGAATATTTGCAGATGAATAATCATCCTTATATTTTATAGCCAGGGACCAGAAATGAGTTGGTGTCCATACGAACACAAGAACTGCGATAAAAATTGCTGCAGGTGTTACCGTTCCTGATATTGCAGCAGAGCCGGCAAGTGCTGGAAAACTTCCTGCTATACCTCCAAATACAATATTAAGATCTGTCCTTCTCTTTAGTACCACAGTATAAAGGAAAGCGTAACTTAGAAATCCTGCTATTATGTAAATTACTGAAACGTAGTTTAGGTATGAGAATCCAACTATCATTGACGCTGCGAAGAGAACTATCAGAAGAATAATCATCTTTGATTTGTTCCTGTAAACAACCTTTCTTCTTTTTGAAACCCTCTCCATTTTTGAGTCTATATCTGTGTCATATATGTTGTTGAA contains:
- a CDS encoding transposase encodes the protein MNHVVCPMCGSENIFADSGLITGKYKCNECGYVGSLIYEFDDKDYELFKRQLERSKSREKFPK
- a CDS encoding APC family permease, which produces MDRRTVREIYLGRLIITVLSLAVFLFSILFFVSNKSVLLNFNNMTINKSLLIVSIMAMIFFSLYLTVSFPKSLRIKFSRPRIRGKPNPVYGFFIILSIGIGSTLGSPLFILIPENALQYGIISTVSLLVAAITSLFMAKVYFDVYEFHKNNGRDIVGGPAFVREAYGVSSVRYFISRISMWVANSALSAYCVIIFFDLLLIVIPDSSIGGSLISMVMVYAILGLFVVWFIINAFFEERFLRSIGKVQLIMMIVMAVILVAEETVILRTPAHLSTHLFFSFTGNWIEDILIDTGYLFILFFGFQEIMAFQRNITDKSTIKIPGIKKTIVMDKDHVIKWSMIFTIIVSSSINIIYSIAVLLTQSRGTGIEKSSIPAFLIAQMTGGESWFLLMIIAFIIATLTTFVPAFLAASRHLKSLGEDRIFPYSLTKYSWLFTLVFIILLVASGESFLLSITDFMVLISLGFITISGTHYRNELGNVKGLLFPVMVGILTFTFGAFNYFVDPVVVLFSILIISVAYLVHNLINMDSVALKLFTGSMLVMILLTDMFINIEVTGTSGIHFFFLKEGLKNTFDEFLLLMFSLVILSIVDFMLEWRLSRKMNLLDILQ
- a CDS encoding glycoside hydrolase family 31 protein, translating into MYHIFKGQKDILKFQVGNGEEFIETGFLKENEVEGSPSFQLREEDGGTRIIVPILESDHILGLGEKAFPVERKRTTGKMWNYDSYNYYLGYDPLYVSIPFFMKTGINETIGYFINYTGEINFDFGVTDYTNIIIDVKSENFSFYVLNGETPEVVLQKYTDLTGKPFHIPEWALEHQISKYSYYPEERVEEVVENYQKAFGPYAVGSVYLDIDYMDEYNIFTEDKNKFPGMKEMIERLHGKNVRVIPIIDPGLKADQKSEIFRKGLGSYIETSRGEIYTGDVWPGKCVFPDFFKKEGGDFWFDEMSKFLSKGYDGVWLDMNEPSVHNVESRTVEPDAVHEVNGKMVKHSEVHNAYALKEAEYTYKAMKPGKSYILSRSGFAGIQKYAAIWSGDGLSTFENMGLQIPILTSLSISGVPYVGCDLGGFSGYSSPELILRFYQMALFFPVYRNHKVKMGNDQELYVFDSYYRKRFSDLLNIRHNFVPYLYWKCVESEKFGTPVIRPLAFNFPKEDGIFTIDDEYMVGDELLLAPIVVQSQENRELYLPDGMWYDYESSDIYMGHRRIRSTGDLPLYQKKNSVIIVGQKIYYFGNVEREVYFGNKWHRFKSVNGTVEIDGKEDSEKIAINIEMKKPLLKDLIS
- a CDS encoding D-glyceraldehyde dehydrogenase, translated to MKNLIDGKWVDSSSGKTLDDLNPATGMKIDTFPAATKDDVSRAIDAAEGTFWKWNDLGSKERGRIVRKAGDLIQAKRKELEDLLVRECGKIRPQAQEEVNGVLDQIYYYAEFERKINGDLVEGDSSTRKIFQYKVPRGVVVALTPWNFPAAMVARKLAPALMTGNSVVLKPSSDTPLIAEWIVRKFQEAGIPDGVLNFVTGKGSEIGDFIVSHKKVALVTLTGSTGTGQRIIQQSSANMSKLMLELGGKAPFIVWNDADMEKALTTLVWAKFWNAGQSCIAAERLYIHEDIADKFEEKFISMTKGIKVGDPETAQMGPLINHDAQKNMENVIAESEKENLKILSGGRKPDLKGEFNKGFFFEPTLIDNVPQKSSIFQDEIFGPVLGIHRVNDWDETIKMANDSQFGLASYLFTEDNKRIYQASEAIRFGELYVNMPGPESSQGYHTGFRMTGLAGEGSKYGIGEYLQLKNVYVDYSRDKLKLGSIPGF
- the cyoE gene encoding heme o synthase, giving the protein MEQKWNFSFFNNIFKLEITFLIDLVAIAGFFTYTESLKDTIFLIPLLVSGSLASMASGVFNNIYDTDIDSKMERVSKRRKVVYRNKSKMIILLIVLFAASMIVGFSYLNYVSVIYIIAGFLSYAFLYTVVLKRRTDLNIVFGGIAGSFPALAGSAAISGTVTPAAIFIAVLVFVWTPTHFWSLAIKYKDDYSSANIPMLPAVKGIAITRKYILINSIFLAIVTIIPFVYSRIGLNLIYGIASVPLALWILIPSYYYFRRKGEAKEYRKLFSYTNGYLTIALILIIISTFTILK